The following proteins are co-located in the Doryrhamphus excisus isolate RoL2022-K1 chromosome 15, RoL_Dexc_1.0, whole genome shotgun sequence genome:
- the tubg1 gene encoding tubulin gamma-1 chain, translating to MPREIITLQLGQCGNQIGFEFWKQLCAEHGISPEGIVEEFATEGTDRKDVFFYQADDEHYIPRAVLLDLEPRVIHSILNSPYANLYNPENIYLSEHGGGAGNNWASGYSQGKKIQEDIFDIIDREADGSDSLEGFVLCHSIAGGTGSGLGSYLLEKLNDRYPKKLVQTYSVFPNQDEMSDVVVQPYNSLLTLKRLTQNADCVVVLDNTALNRIATDRLHIQNPSFSQINQLVSTIMSASTTTLRYPGYMNNDLIGLIASLIPTPRLHFLMTGYTPLTTDQSVASVRKTTVLDVMRRLLQPKNVMVSTGRERQPSHCYIAILNIIQGEVDPTQVHKSLQRIRERKLASFIPWGPASIQVALSRKSPYLPSAHRVSGLMMANHTSISSLFERTCRQYDKLRKREAFLEQFRKEDIFKDNFDELDNSREVVQQLVDEYSAATRPDYISWGTQEQ from the exons ATGCCGAGGGAAATCATAACGCTACAACTTGGACAGTGCGGGAATCAAA TCGGCTTTGAGTTCTGGAAGCAGCTGTGTGCAGAACATGGCATCAGTCCAGAAGGGATCGTTGAAGAGTTTGCCACTGAAGGGACCGACAGAAAGGATGTGTTTTTCTATCAG GCCGATGACGAGCACTACATCCCCCGTGCCGTTCTCCTGGACCTGGAGCCCAGGGTGATCCACTCCATTCTCAACTCACCTTACGCTAACCTGTACAACCCGGAGAACATTTACCTATCGGAGCACGGCGGAGGCGCCGGGAACAACTGGGCCAGCGGATACTCGCAG gggaaaaaaatccaagaagACATATTCGACATCATCGACCGGGAAGCAGACGGAAGCGATAGCCTGGAG GGATTTGTCCTGTGTCATTCCATCGCCGGCGGCACGGGCTCGGGTCTGGGATCATACCTGCTGGAGAAGCTGAACGACAG GTACCCCAAGAAGCTGGTGCAGACGTACTCGGTCTTCCCCAACCAGGACGAGATGAGCGACGTGGTGGTGCAGCCGTACAACTCGCTGCTGACGCTCAAGAGGCTCACGCAGAACGCCGATTGCGTG GTGGTTCTGGACAACACGGCTCTGAACCGCATCGCCACAGACCGCCTGCACATCCAGAATCCTTCCTTCTCTCAGATCAACCAGCTG gtgTCCACCATCATGTCAGCGAGCACCACCACGCTGCGCTACCCGGGCTACATGAACAACGACCTCATCGGCCTCATCGCCTCCCTCATCCCCACGCCGCGCCTCCACTTCCTGATGACGGGCTACACGCCGCTCACCACCGACCAGTCG GTGGCCAGCGTGAGGAAGACCACCGTGCTGGATGTGATGAGGAGGCTCCTGCAGCCCAAGAACGTGATGGTGTCCACGGGCAGAGAGCGCCAGCCCAGCCATTGTTACATCGCTATCCTCAACATCATCCAGGGGGAGGTGGACCCCACTCAG GTTCACAAAAGCCTCCAAAGGATCCGTGAGCGTAAACTGGCTAGCTTCATCCCGTGGGGTCCTGCTAGCATCCAAGTGGCGCTATCCAGGAAGTCCCCTTACCTGCCATCAGCCCACAGAGTCAGCGGACTCATGATGGCCAATCACACCAGCATCTCCTCT CTGTTTGAGCGTACGTGCCGTCAGTATGACAAGCTCCGCAAACGCGAGGCCTTCCTGGAGCAGTTCCGCAAGGAGGACATCTTCAAGGACAACTTTGACGAGCTGGACAACTCCCGTGAGGTGGTGCAGCAGCTGGTGGACGAGTACAGCGCCGCCACCCGGCCCGACTACATCTCCTGGGGCACGCAGGAACAGTAA
- the retreg3 gene encoding reticulophagy regulator 3, with amino-acid sequence MAHTGAMEDASSVDSAGKPGSSATGPLRSRPCTSERDAQVRAVKAALQSRLGPYEPLLTYLQSVLVWERPVQCVLLYGVVNVVFWFFALTSLRLLFLLASGLALLVCVDTWRNQIWPKLRAKSMEESESESWSLVQPGVLSVPELCHHIAEAWVSGVVLVSAAMLFKRHNPGRFCILSFILFSCLAATGYYIPGLVLSYLAVMVTLLAPLAVYHRLFQRVLVKLEPVLQRLDFSVHGYMMSKPLDNQFLRLPLHAVISRDGSDSEEELAEFCPKFDDNVVAKELALTDSEHSDAEISYTDNGTFNLSRGPTPLTEGSEDLDRHSDAEESFAQDLPDFPSINPDATLMDDDDDTSIGLPSLGPSGLHSHRASVLDVDAHLDSDQEDLDAELSHSGLPPASNFTDDLAGVIASNMIQAALVGAMQPRRPAAQRRQAPPRAGAHHRSYRKQSSSEMDTDLDAEDFEMLDQSELSQMDPLTEGGGGHGEGQGSNFLSSLLGKP; translated from the exons ATGGCGCACACCGGTGCAATGGAAGACGCGTCCTCGGTGGACAGCGCTGGCAAGCCCGGTTCGAGTGCTACTGGCCCGCTCCGAAGTCGACCGTGCACCAGCGAGAGGGACGCCCAGGTGAGGGCTGTCAAAGCCGCCCTCCAGTCCCGGCTGGGTCCCTACGAGCCGCTGTTGACCTACCTGCAGTCTGTGCTGGTGTGGGAGAGACCGGTCCAGTGTGTGCTTCTCTACGGTGTGGTCAACGTTGTCTTTTG GTTCTTTGCGCTGACGTCGCTACGTCTGCTGTTCCTGCTGGCTTCTGGCCTCGCTCTGCTGGTCTGCGTGGACACCTGGAGGAACCAGATCTGGCCCAAGCTTAGAG CAAAAAGCATGGAAGAATCGGAAAGCGAGAG cTGGAGCCTGGTGCAGCCTGGCGTCCTCAGCGTACCGGAACTGTGCCATCACATCGCCGAGGCCTGGGTCAGTGGGGTGGTTCTCGTGTCCGCCGCCATGCTGTTCAAGCGACACAACCCCGGCAGG TTTTGCATCCTGTCATTCATCCTCTTCTCCTGTTTGGCCGCGACAGGATACTACATTCCCGGATTGGTGCTATCCTACTTAGCCG TGATGGTGACGCTGCTGGCTCCTCTGGCGGTCTACCACAGGCTCTTCCAGCGTGTGCTGGTGAAGCTGGAGCCGGTCCTGCAGCGGCTGGACTTCAGCGTTCACGGGTACATGATGTCAAAGCCGCTGGATAATCAGT TCCTGCGTTTGCCTCTACATGCCGTCATCTCCAGGGACGGCAGCGACAGCGAGGAGGAGCTGGCCGAATTCTGCCCCAAG TTTGATGACAATGTCGTCGCAAAGGAACTGGCTCTGACCGACTCGGAGCACTCTGACGCTGAGATTTCCTACACTGACAATGGGACGTTTAACCTCTCGCGTGGTCCCACGCCGCTCACTGAGGGCTCTGAGG ATCTGGACAGGCACAGTGACGCCGAAGAGTCTTTTGCTCAGGACCTCCCAGATTTCCCTTCCATCAATCCCGACGCCACTCTGATGGACGATGACGATGACACCAGCATCGGTCTGCCGAGTCTGGGTCCGTCCGGTCTGCACAGTCACCGCGCTTCCGTGCTGGATGTGGACGCCCACCTGGACTCGGACCAGGAAGATCTGGACGCTGAACTCTCCCACAGCGGCCTGCCGCCCGCCTCCAACTTCACGGACGACTTAGCAGGCGTCATCGCCAGTAACATGATCCAGGCGGCGTTGGTGGGCGCCATGCAGCCCCGCCGACCCGCCGCCCAGCGAAGGCAAGCCCCCCCTAGGGCGGGGGCCCACCACCGGAGCTACCGCAAGCAGTCCAGCTCGGAAATGGACACAGACTTGGACGCCGAGGACTTTGAAATGCTGGATCAGTCGGAACTGAGCCAGATGGATCCGCTTACAGAAGGAGGGGGAGGACACGGGGAGGGTCAGGGGTCCAACTTCCTGTCCAGCCTACTGGGTAAACCATAG